The Muricauda sp. SCSIO 65647 genome includes a region encoding these proteins:
- a CDS encoding VCBS repeat-containing protein, producing MKCSSLFTFILLFVFMGGHSQNVRNPKNKLFTLLKPSHTGVKFKNTIEDTKEQNILLYANFYGGAGVGVGDFNNDGLQDLFFAGNLVPDKLYLNKGNLKFEDVTKASGIIDDGGWSTGVTVADVNNDGHEDIYVSRELHDKKPEWRTNLLYINNGDGTFKELAGEYGIADNGRTRHSTFLDYDKDGYLDLLLLTQPPNPGSLSELSGSDLLKPEYHIKLFKNSGKRNFTEVTEAAGVKLTGFPNAVSASDLNNDGWTDLYIANDFQAPDFLFINNQDGTFKEMMKEALNHISYYSMGVDVADINNDGLLDVFVLDMVAEDNFRLKSNMSGMNPKVFWKVVDDGGHYQYMYNTLHLNNGNTSFSDVAQLTGMAATDWSWANLFADFDNDGQKDAFITNGLLRDIRNTDADKKVAEYINKSRFDWVKNNPSGGQFESIFDIIDLDRAVSLIPTQPLKNYAYKNLGDLEFKKMVEDWGLDHESFSNGAAYADLDNDGDLDLIVNNINREAFIYRNNAESRPNANYLRIALSAIDEKPVFGSRITLYNDGGKQVSEMTNVRGIYSTSEPMAHFGLGNASEVDSIVVVWPNMDKSILKDVKANQVLQLKMEDADRDTEIAVDSDIPKYFKENMESPILSFEHQENEFDDYAKQVLLPHKLSQFGPALAKGDVNADGLEDIFIGGASSYSASLFIQEPDGNFTNHNEDFWHGERGYEDIDALFADINGDGHQDLFVVSGGNEYPVNDYHYVDRLYINDGKGSFTKAAIPNIGRDSGSIVKASDYDSDGDLDLFIGGRHWPHQYPLPASSMLLQNDNGQLVNATKNLASELENIGMVTDAVWSDYDGDGDEDLILVGEWMPITFFKNENGQLVKDLQTRLSESSGWWFSIEKGDFDNDGDVDYIAGNLGLNYKYKTSKEEPFDIYYNDFDGNGNYDIVLGYYNQDKHYPLRGFSCSSEQVPMLKEKFKKYDVFAALELEQVYGGKNLENALNYKADTFASSYIENLGGGKFKIHALPNRAQLSNINDMLVNDFNGDGYLDVLAIGNLFVSEIETPRNDAGTGILLLGDGRGSFSTVTSYESGLFARKDAKKIIEINVGGKNSLLIANNNDKLQGFTILGN from the coding sequence ATGAAATGTTCAAGTCTTTTTACCTTTATCTTGCTCTTTGTTTTCATGGGAGGCCATTCACAAAATGTAAGGAATCCCAAAAACAAACTGTTCACCCTACTTAAGCCGTCCCATACCGGCGTAAAGTTCAAAAACACCATAGAAGACACCAAAGAGCAGAATATTCTGTTGTATGCCAATTTCTATGGAGGTGCTGGCGTGGGTGTGGGCGACTTCAACAATGATGGATTACAAGATTTGTTCTTCGCCGGAAATCTAGTGCCCGACAAACTCTACCTCAATAAAGGAAATCTGAAATTTGAAGACGTTACCAAAGCTTCAGGAATTATAGACGATGGGGGTTGGTCAACAGGCGTTACCGTTGCCGATGTAAACAACGATGGCCATGAAGATATTTATGTCAGTAGAGAGTTGCACGACAAAAAACCCGAATGGCGCACCAACCTTTTGTACATCAATAATGGCGATGGCACCTTTAAAGAATTGGCCGGCGAATATGGTATTGCAGATAATGGAAGAACCAGGCATTCTACGTTTCTTGATTATGACAAGGATGGATATCTTGATCTACTTCTATTGACCCAACCCCCCAATCCGGGAAGTCTCTCAGAACTGTCAGGAAGCGATTTGCTAAAACCTGAATATCACATCAAATTGTTCAAAAATTCAGGCAAACGAAATTTCACTGAGGTTACCGAAGCTGCCGGTGTCAAATTGACCGGTTTTCCGAATGCCGTATCAGCAAGCGACCTGAACAATGATGGGTGGACCGACCTTTATATCGCCAATGATTTTCAAGCCCCCGATTTTCTTTTCATCAACAACCAAGATGGAACATTTAAAGAGATGATGAAAGAGGCATTGAACCATATTTCGTATTACAGCATGGGTGTAGATGTCGCAGATATCAACAATGATGGGCTTTTAGATGTTTTTGTGCTTGACATGGTGGCCGAAGATAATTTTCGATTGAAATCGAACATGAGCGGTATGAATCCTAAAGTTTTCTGGAAAGTAGTCGATGACGGCGGTCACTACCAGTACATGTACAACACACTGCACCTGAACAATGGCAATACTTCCTTTAGTGATGTGGCACAACTGACAGGTATGGCGGCCACGGATTGGAGTTGGGCGAACCTATTTGCCGATTTTGACAACGATGGACAAAAAGATGCCTTTATAACCAATGGCCTACTTCGTGATATCAGAAATACAGATGCGGATAAAAAAGTGGCCGAATATATCAATAAATCGCGTTTTGATTGGGTGAAAAACAATCCGAGCGGGGGCCAGTTTGAGAGTATTTTTGACATCATTGACCTTGACCGTGCGGTTTCTCTTATTCCCACTCAACCCCTGAAAAATTATGCGTACAAGAACCTTGGCGATTTAGAATTCAAGAAAATGGTTGAAGATTGGGGCCTAGATCATGAGTCATTCTCAAATGGGGCAGCTTATGCCGATCTCGATAATGACGGGGATTTAGATCTGATCGTGAACAATATCAATAGAGAGGCCTTTATATATCGCAACAATGCCGAATCAAGGCCGAATGCCAATTATTTGAGAATAGCACTCTCGGCAATTGACGAGAAACCCGTATTTGGCTCTCGAATCACGTTATACAATGATGGCGGCAAACAAGTAAGTGAAATGACCAATGTCAGGGGCATTTACTCTACAAGTGAGCCAATGGCCCACTTCGGATTGGGAAACGCATCTGAAGTCGACAGTATTGTGGTCGTTTGGCCAAATATGGACAAAAGCATTCTGAAAGACGTGAAAGCGAACCAAGTGTTGCAATTAAAAATGGAAGATGCTGATAGAGATACTGAAATTGCAGTCGATTCAGATATACCGAAATATTTTAAGGAAAATATGGAAAGTCCGATCCTTTCCTTTGAACATCAAGAAAACGAGTTTGATGATTATGCCAAACAGGTGCTGCTTCCCCATAAATTATCTCAATTTGGCCCAGCTTTGGCCAAAGGTGATGTCAATGCCGATGGGCTAGAAGACATTTTTATAGGTGGGGCATCGAGCTATAGCGCTTCACTTTTCATCCAAGAACCCGATGGAAACTTTACCAATCACAATGAAGACTTTTGGCATGGTGAAAGAGGCTATGAAGATATCGATGCATTATTTGCCGACATCAATGGTGATGGTCACCAAGATCTTTTTGTGGTAAGTGGCGGCAATGAATATCCGGTAAATGATTATCATTATGTAGATCGTCTCTACATCAATGATGGCAAGGGCAGCTTCACAAAAGCGGCCATACCCAATATTGGCAGGGACAGCGGCTCAATCGTAAAAGCCTCTGATTACGACAGCGATGGTGATCTAGACCTTTTTATAGGTGGTAGACATTGGCCCCATCAATACCCCTTGCCCGCTAGTAGCATGCTCTTACAAAATGACAATGGGCAGTTGGTCAATGCCACAAAGAATTTAGCGAGTGAATTAGAGAACATAGGAATGGTCACCGATGCCGTATGGAGCGATTATGACGGTGATGGGGATGAAGATCTGATACTGGTCGGCGAATGGATGCCCATTACCTTTTTCAAAAATGAAAACGGGCAATTGGTAAAGGATTTGCAAACCCGACTTTCAGAATCATCAGGTTGGTGGTTCAGCATTGAAAAAGGTGATTTTGACAATGATGGGGACGTCGATTACATCGCGGGCAACCTTGGCCTGAATTATAAATACAAAACATCGAAAGAAGAACCGTTCGATATCTACTATAACGATTTTGACGGTAATGGCAACTACGACATCGTACTGGGGTATTACAATCAAGATAAACACTACCCCCTCAGAGGGTTTTCATGTTCATCTGAACAGGTGCCCATGCTAAAAGAAAAGTTCAAAAAATATGATGTGTTCGCTGCCTTGGAGCTAGAGCAAGTTTATGGCGGTAAAAATCTTGAAAATGCCCTTAATTACAAAGCGGACACGTTTGCGTCTTCCTATATTGAAAACCTAGGTGGTGGTAAGTTCAAAATACATGCCCTTCCAAACAGGGCACAGCTGTCGAATATCAATGATATGCTGGTCAACGATTTTAATGGGGATGGATACCTTGATGTATTGGCCATAGGAAATTTGTTCGTTTCAGAAATAGAGACTCCAAGAAACGATGCGGGTACGGGCATTTTACTACTGGGAGATGGCAGGGGAAGTTTTTCGACCGTGACATCATACGAGAGTGGACTTTTTGCCCGAAAGGATGCCAAAAAAATCATTGAGATCAATGTTGGTGGTAAAAACAGCCTACTCATTGCCAACAACAACGACAAGCTACAAGGTTTCACTATTTTAGGAAATTAG
- a CDS encoding SusC/RagA family TonB-linked outer membrane protein, with product MYKKLRFFLLLVSVLFTGSILAQNVTVSGTVTDGESGAPLPGANVIEKGTTNGTSTDFDGNYTITVSGSSAVLEFSSLGFTSTEVAVGSQQTINVTLQPDTELLDEVVVTALGIKKETKALGYSISEVGGEEIATVKTPNAINSLQGKIAGVNITQNSTGAGGSSRVIIRGNSTLTGNNQPLYVVDGIPIGNDNNGSASIWGGNDGGDGISSLTPDNIESVSVLKGGAATALYGSRGGNGVILITTKSGSKQEGFGIEYSTSVQFDVVNSSLRDFQTEYGQGTMGRIPANEAEAFDLGLNSWGPRLDGSQVVQWDGVERPYSYVGDNLKHFYRTGTTFINTVALSHGSENSNFRFSASDLSNEDIMPNSSLNRKTFSLNAGTVLASKLTAQINAQYIVENANNRVRLSDAPGNANFTVGLLPPNVDVRDFEPGANADGTERGYSNNVFSQNPYWAAFNFRNEDTRNRIIASASVQYDILDWLYVRGRIGTDHYTRKETRVEPWGTAFIPLGQMNEQERRYTQVDSDLILGADKDITEKFAISAFVGANKNSIEFEELNLGGRDFIVPGLEDIANLAQQNRSRNYNKREIGSLYGSIELSYNDFAYLTFTGRNDWFSTLSFPGKQTPNDDFYSSITGSVILSDVFEMPTFVDFLKLRGGYSETAGGAQDAYQLALNYEIFGQGHLGQPLGRISGGTVPNTNLVPWNKSEIEIGVDARFFGNRLSLDLAYYSNETTNDIVNVTTSVGSGFGSATANLGKIENQGVEVLLSGTPIRTANFSWSASINAAFNEGKVTATNADNADIGLDEPRTRNVRIQHIVGQPYGVIFGTSYVRDNNGNIVYDIDGDGVPIARQGERKILGEGVPPWQVGLTNTFQYKNFNLYFLIDAKFGGQLFSGTNSVAYGTGLHKNTLAGREGGLTVSGVDGSTFDPDSGSGTSFTTTVTPENLQTYWGRVNDIAEEFVEDSDYISFRQLSLGYTLPSKLLDKTFLNSVTISLIGQNLFYLKRSIDNVDPESAYNVSNSQGLEYFGLPSARNYGISCNIKF from the coding sequence ATGTACAAAAAACTTCGATTTTTTTTATTGTTGGTCAGTGTGCTGTTTACAGGTAGTATATTGGCGCAGAATGTGACGGTCAGTGGTACTGTTACAGATGGGGAAAGTGGCGCTCCATTACCGGGGGCCAATGTTATCGAAAAGGGTACTACAAATGGTACTTCTACAGATTTCGATGGTAATTACACAATAACCGTTTCGGGCTCTTCAGCGGTTCTAGAGTTTTCTTCGCTGGGTTTTACCTCTACAGAAGTGGCAGTGGGGTCTCAACAGACTATCAATGTTACGCTGCAACCTGACACAGAGTTGCTTGATGAAGTGGTCGTAACCGCTTTGGGTATCAAAAAAGAAACCAAGGCCCTGGGTTACTCTATTTCTGAGGTAGGTGGTGAAGAAATTGCCACGGTAAAGACGCCAAATGCAATCAATTCGCTTCAAGGTAAGATTGCCGGTGTGAACATTACCCAGAACTCGACCGGTGCCGGTGGTTCCAGTAGGGTTATCATTCGTGGTAACAGTACGTTGACAGGAAACAACCAACCGCTTTACGTGGTAGATGGTATTCCTATCGGTAACGACAACAACGGTTCAGCAAGTATTTGGGGAGGTAACGATGGTGGTGACGGTATTTCAAGTTTGACCCCTGACAATATTGAGTCCGTATCGGTACTGAAAGGTGGTGCCGCGACCGCTCTATACGGTTCTAGGGGTGGTAATGGTGTAATTCTAATCACTACAAAAAGCGGAAGCAAGCAAGAAGGCTTTGGTATAGAATACAGCACTTCTGTGCAATTTGATGTAGTGAATTCATCACTTAGGGATTTTCAGACCGAATACGGCCAAGGTACCATGGGCAGAATTCCTGCGAACGAAGCTGAGGCCTTTGATTTGGGGCTAAATTCTTGGGGGCCAAGGTTAGACGGTTCTCAAGTCGTACAATGGGATGGCGTTGAAAGACCCTATTCTTATGTAGGTGACAATTTGAAGCATTTCTACAGAACGGGTACTACTTTTATCAACACCGTGGCTTTGTCGCATGGATCTGAGAACTCTAATTTTAGGTTTTCGGCATCAGATCTTTCCAATGAAGACATCATGCCCAACTCAAGCTTGAACAGAAAAACGTTTTCTTTGAATGCAGGTACGGTTTTGGCAAGTAAGCTTACGGCTCAGATCAATGCCCAATACATTGTGGAAAATGCCAACAATAGGGTAAGACTTTCCGATGCACCGGGTAATGCCAACTTTACGGTCGGATTGCTTCCTCCCAATGTAGATGTTCGAGATTTTGAGCCTGGGGCCAATGCGGATGGAACAGAAAGAGGTTATTCCAATAATGTGTTCTCCCAAAACCCATATTGGGCCGCTTTCAATTTCAGAAACGAAGATACTAGAAATAGGATCATTGCCTCGGCCTCAGTACAATACGATATTTTAGATTGGTTGTATGTGAGAGGTAGAATAGGTACCGACCACTACACAAGAAAAGAAACCCGTGTTGAGCCATGGGGTACGGCATTTATACCATTGGGCCAAATGAATGAGCAAGAAAGAAGATATACACAGGTTGACTCTGATTTGATTCTGGGTGCTGATAAAGATATCACCGAAAAATTCGCAATATCTGCCTTTGTCGGTGCAAACAAGAACAGCATAGAATTTGAAGAGTTGAATCTGGGAGGCCGGGATTTCATTGTACCTGGCTTGGAAGATATCGCCAATTTAGCCCAGCAAAATAGAAGTAGAAATTACAACAAAAGGGAAATCGGTTCACTCTATGGTTCCATTGAACTTTCGTACAATGATTTCGCTTATTTGACTTTTACAGGCAGGAATGACTGGTTTTCTACACTATCCTTCCCTGGCAAGCAGACTCCGAATGACGACTTCTACTCCTCAATAACAGGAAGTGTGATTCTATCAGATGTGTTCGAGATGCCAACCTTTGTAGATTTCCTTAAACTGCGAGGTGGTTATAGCGAGACCGCTGGCGGTGCTCAAGATGCCTATCAATTGGCACTCAACTATGAAATTTTTGGACAAGGCCATTTAGGACAACCACTTGGAAGAATCTCTGGAGGAACAGTTCCTAACACCAATTTGGTACCATGGAACAAAAGTGAGATAGAAATAGGTGTCGATGCCAGATTCTTTGGTAATAGATTGTCACTTGATCTCGCCTATTATTCCAATGAAACAACCAATGATATTGTGAATGTGACCACCTCGGTAGGTTCTGGTTTTGGTTCTGCTACGGCAAATCTTGGTAAGATTGAAAACCAAGGTGTTGAAGTACTCTTGTCGGGCACCCCAATTCGAACTGCTAATTTTTCATGGTCGGCCAGCATCAATGCCGCATTCAATGAAGGTAAGGTTACTGCCACAAATGCCGATAACGCAGATATTGGTTTAGATGAGCCCAGAACAAGAAATGTAAGAATCCAACATATCGTGGGCCAACCCTATGGTGTCATTTTTGGTACGTCTTACGTACGTGACAACAATGGCAACATCGTTTATGATATAGATGGTGATGGCGTGCCGATTGCCCGACAGGGAGAACGTAAAATATTGGGTGAAGGTGTACCGCCGTGGCAGGTTGGTCTCACAAACACGTTCCAATACAAAAACTTCAATCTGTACTTTTTGATCGATGCGAAATTTGGAGGTCAGCTGTTCTCAGGTACAAACAGTGTCGCTTACGGAACAGGTCTTCATAAAAACACATTGGCAGGTCGTGAAGGCGGGCTTACAGTAAGTGGAGTAGATGGATCTACCTTTGATCCCGATTCAGGTTCTGGAACCTCGTTCACGACAACGGTTACACCAGAAAACTTGCAAACATATTGGGGCAGGGTAAACGACATTGCCGAAGAATTTGTCGAAGATTCTGACTATATTTCCTTTAGACAATTAAGTTTGGGGTATACATTGCCAAGCAAGCTTTTGGATAAGACTTTCTTAAATAGTGTTACAATAAGCTTGATTGGTCAAAATCTTTTCTATCTTAAGAGAAGCATTGACAATGTTGATCCTGAAAGTGCTTACAATGTCAGCAATTCGCAAGGATTGGAATATTTCGGCCTACCTTCGGCCAGAAACTATGGAATTAGTTGTAACATTAAGTTCTAA
- a CDS encoding aminotransferase class IV, whose protein sequence is MVNFNGRLLSENDTFFNHGNRAFKYGDALFETLKVVNGKIFFFEDHYFRLMASMRILRMEIPMELTMEFLGEEIKKTLEANGLLDAAARIRLTVFRRQGGFYVPETNDVSWVMDVSPVANLFYQLDEATYRIELFKDYFVNADMLSNLKTTNKIIHVVAGIFTQENEYQNCLLLNQKKQVVEAINGNVFLVFGDEVITPPLEDGCLNGIIRRKLIENLGHSQEFKITERSISPFELQKADEVFITNVISGIIPVTHYRKKSYGIDFTKKMIGRLNALARLT, encoded by the coding sequence ATGGTCAATTTCAACGGTAGGCTACTTTCAGAAAACGACACTTTTTTTAACCACGGAAACAGGGCCTTCAAGTATGGAGACGCACTTTTCGAAACCTTGAAAGTGGTAAATGGCAAGATTTTCTTTTTTGAAGACCATTATTTTCGATTGATGGCCTCTATGCGCATTCTTCGAATGGAAATTCCCATGGAACTTACCATGGAGTTTTTAGGGGAGGAAATCAAAAAGACCCTCGAGGCCAATGGGCTCTTAGATGCCGCAGCCCGAATACGATTGACCGTTTTTAGAAGACAAGGTGGTTTTTATGTTCCTGAAACCAATGATGTCTCTTGGGTAATGGACGTTTCGCCAGTGGCCAATCTCTTTTATCAACTCGATGAGGCAACGTATCGCATTGAGTTGTTCAAAGATTACTTTGTCAATGCCGATATGCTCTCGAACCTAAAGACGACCAATAAGATAATTCATGTGGTTGCCGGCATATTCACTCAAGAAAACGAATACCAAAACTGTTTGCTGCTGAATCAAAAGAAACAGGTTGTAGAGGCCATCAATGGCAATGTTTTTTTGGTTTTTGGCGATGAGGTCATTACACCGCCCCTTGAAGATGGGTGCCTGAACGGAATCATAAGAAGGAAGCTCATTGAAAATTTAGGGCACTCACAAGAATTTAAAATTACGGAAAGATCTATCTCGCCGTTTGAACTGCAAAAGGCTGATGAGGTCTTCATCACCAATGTCATCTCCGGAATCATTCCTGTGACCCACTATAGAAAAAAGAGCTATGGGATTGATTTTACAAAGAAAATGATAGGACGTTTAAACGCCTTGGCAAGACTTACCTAG
- a CDS encoding HU family DNA-binding protein — MNKTELIDAMAADAGITKAAAKKALESFLGNVEGSLKKGNRVSLVGFGSWSVSRRNAREGRNPQTGQTIRIAAKNVVKFKAGAELSNSVN; from the coding sequence ATGAACAAAACAGAGTTAATCGATGCAATGGCTGCAGACGCTGGCATCACTAAGGCAGCTGCCAAGAAAGCATTGGAGTCTTTCTTAGGAAACGTAGAAGGGTCACTTAAAAAAGGAAATAGAGTTTCTTTGGTAGGTTTTGGGTCTTGGTCTGTTTCTAGAAGAAACGCCAGAGAAGGTAGAAACCCCCAAACTGGGCAAACGATCAGAATTGCTGCCAAGAACGTTGTGAAATTTAAAGCAGGTGCTGAATTGAGCAACTCGGTAAATTAA
- a CDS encoding START-like domain-containing protein, with translation MGDKTKFEIEFVIQSSPQLLYQYISTPSGLSEWFADNVNSRGEIFNFIWDGAEESAKLLKRKSDEFVRFAWEENEDDSYFEMRIIVDEITKDVSLFIIDFAEEDELEEAKMLWENQISSLKQVLGST, from the coding sequence ATGGGCGACAAGACAAAATTTGAAATAGAGTTTGTGATTCAGTCATCACCTCAATTGTTATATCAATATATTTCTACTCCTTCCGGGCTTTCAGAGTGGTTTGCCGATAATGTGAATTCACGCGGTGAAATCTTCAATTTCATTTGGGATGGGGCCGAAGAGAGCGCCAAATTGTTAAAACGAAAGAGTGATGAATTTGTCAGGTTTGCTTGGGAAGAAAATGAAGACGACAGCTATTTCGAAATGCGCATTATTGTTGATGAAATCACCAAAGATGTATCGTTGTTCATCATCGATTTTGCTGAAGAAGACGAACTTGAAGAGGCAAAAATGCTATGGGAGAACCAAATTTCAAGCCTTAAACAAGTATTGGGCTCTACCTAG
- a CDS encoding SusD/RagB family nutrient-binding outer membrane lipoprotein, producing the protein MKKAIYILLFALLLGACDEGFEELNVDPTKPTQVDVSTKLTAAQLLASSERYDNWRANLIYQSTMMQHIATTAGYWDGDKYTWNRGYASSLMDRYYGGVVKQVEDMLAQLDEEGAPDEMKAITRILRVFAFSRLTDLYGDVPYSEAGKAVIEGILTPRYDPQSEIYADMLNELSEAAAALGSGTSQFGDADIIYQGDQAKWKRLAYSLMMRLGFRLIKVDPAGSQQWVTTAINGGVMESNADIFYVPHTGGPEGINRNGNGEVFTVDGNPRLSKTFVDFMQAGNDPRLPILGARRSDGSTAPADLIGFPNGLNAQMLLDMTGEENMDNYAEPNRSIITGEDAPMFFQTYAEVEFMLAEANVRWGLAGDAETHYNNGVRAAMEMLSLYGDAGVIASADIDTYLANNPYDAGNALEQINTQYWAATFLNEYESFSNWRRTGFPVLVPINFPGNVTNGTIPRRMSYSESEQTNNPTNYAEAIARQGSDELTTRVWWDVN; encoded by the coding sequence ATGAAAAAAGCGATTTATATTTTATTGTTTGCGCTCCTTCTTGGAGCTTGCGATGAAGGTTTTGAGGAATTGAACGTTGACCCAACAAAACCGACACAAGTAGATGTTTCGACCAAATTGACCGCTGCCCAGTTACTGGCATCAAGTGAACGTTATGATAACTGGAGGGCAAACTTGATATACCAATCTACAATGATGCAACACATCGCCACTACGGCAGGCTATTGGGATGGGGACAAGTACACCTGGAACAGGGGATACGCCTCATCTTTGATGGACAGATATTATGGTGGGGTTGTCAAGCAAGTAGAAGATATGTTGGCGCAGTTAGATGAAGAAGGAGCTCCTGATGAAATGAAGGCAATTACCCGAATTCTACGTGTTTTTGCATTTTCTAGGTTGACCGACCTTTATGGAGACGTGCCTTATAGCGAAGCTGGTAAAGCGGTCATTGAAGGTATTTTGACTCCAAGGTATGACCCACAAAGCGAGATATACGCAGACATGCTCAACGAGTTGAGCGAAGCTGCCGCCGCATTAGGGTCTGGTACTTCTCAGTTCGGTGATGCAGACATTATCTATCAGGGCGATCAGGCCAAATGGAAAAGATTGGCCTATTCATTGATGATGAGGTTAGGGTTTCGCCTGATCAAGGTTGACCCAGCAGGTTCGCAGCAGTGGGTGACAACGGCCATAAATGGTGGCGTTATGGAATCAAATGCAGATATCTTCTATGTGCCCCATACCGGTGGCCCAGAGGGTATCAACCGAAATGGCAATGGTGAGGTTTTCACCGTTGATGGAAATCCAAGGTTGAGCAAGACTTTTGTAGATTTCATGCAGGCCGGCAATGATCCAAGATTACCCATATTGGGGGCCAGAAGAAGTGATGGCAGTACCGCCCCAGCTGACCTGATAGGTTTCCCGAACGGTCTTAACGCCCAAATGCTTTTGGATATGACCGGAGAAGAAAACATGGATAATTATGCAGAGCCCAACCGAAGTATCATTACTGGTGAAGATGCACCGATGTTTTTCCAAACCTATGCCGAGGTTGAGTTTATGTTGGCCGAGGCCAATGTGCGATGGGGTCTTGCAGGCGATGCGGAAACCCACTATAACAATGGGGTAAGGGCAGCCATGGAAATGTTGTCGCTTTATGGTGATGCAGGCGTTATTGCATCTGCGGACATAGATACCTATCTGGCAAACAATCCTTACGATGCGGGTAATGCCCTTGAACAAATCAATACCCAATACTGGGCAGCGACCTTTTTGAATGAGTACGAGTCTTTTTCGAATTGGAGAAGAACAGGTTTCCCTGTTTTGGTACCGATAAATTTCCCTGGTAATGTTACCAATGGTACAATACCCCGTAGAATGTCTTACTCAGAAAGTGAGCAAACAAACAATCCTACCAACTATGCTGAAGCCATTGCCAGACAAGGTTCTGATGAATTGACCACACGCGTGTGGTGGGATGTAAATTAA
- a CDS encoding YqgE/AlgH family protein encodes MVDSEPKKGKLLIAEPSLTGDVSFNRSVVLLAEHNEEGSVGFILNKPLEYDITELVSEITVPFKVFNGGPVEQDNLYFIHKVPHLVDESIEISDGIYWGGDFERIIELINNKMITENEIRFFLGYSGWASLQLDHELSSKSWVVVNNKYESDIIQKPTSAFWKEKMLELGGDYLIWSNAPENPILN; translated from the coding sequence ATGGTTGATTCAGAACCAAAAAAGGGAAAATTGTTGATAGCAGAGCCCTCACTTACGGGTGACGTATCATTCAACAGATCTGTTGTACTCTTGGCCGAACACAACGAAGAAGGGTCGGTCGGGTTTATCTTGAACAAACCTTTAGAGTACGATATAACCGAGTTGGTATCGGAAATAACGGTACCTTTTAAGGTCTTCAATGGGGGCCCGGTAGAACAAGACAACCTTTATTTCATTCACAAAGTACCCCATTTGGTCGATGAGAGCATTGAGATTTCCGATGGAATTTATTGGGGAGGTGATTTTGAGCGAATCATCGAGCTCATCAACAACAAAATGATCACTGAAAACGAGATTCGTTTCTTTTTGGGATATTCTGGATGGGCCTCTTTGCAATTAGACCATGAGCTTTCATCAAAGTCTTGGGTGGTGGTCAACAACAAATACGAAAGTGACATCATTCAAAAACCGACCTCTGCTTTCTGGAAGGAAAAGATGCTTGAACTTGGTGGTGATTATCTGATATGGTCAAATGCCCCAGAAAATCCCATCTTGAACTAG